The Fibrobacter sp. UWP2 DNA segment TTGTGGAGCAGCGCCGTGCCGAACTCGAGAGCCTGGAGAACCTGGACGCCGACCTCGAGGAACTTGAGCGCGAAGCCGCCAAAAACAAGGCAGAACTCGAACGCATTGCCGCGGATCTCACGCAAAAGCGCAAGACCGCCGCACAAAACTTTGACAACGCCGTGCAAAAGATCTTGCACAGTCTGGGCATGCCCAAGGCCACATTCAAGACGAGCATCGAAAAGCAAGCCCTGAGCCAAAACGGAGCCGACCGAATCGAATTCCTGCTGGCGCCCAACCCGGGCGAAGGCGAAAAATCCCTGCAAAAGGCGGTATCGGGCGGTGAACTTTCACGCGTTTTGCTAGCCATCAAGAGTGTAATGGCCGAACTCGACAAGGTTTCTTTGCTAATTTTTGACGAAGTCGATTCGGGAATCAGCGGCGAGGTGGGCAACAGCATCGGCGAAGCCCTCAAAAACCTGGGCAAGCACCACCAGGTGCTCACCATCACCCACCTACACCAGGTGGCAAGCCGCGCCCAGAACCAGCTGGCCGTGAGCAAAAAAGAACTTGACGGCCGCACGTTCACGTCCATCAAGGACCTGGGGTATGACGAACGAATTAACGAACTTGTACGTATGCTCGGCGGGGAGTCCGAAACGGTCCGCGAGCACGCCAAACAACTTTTGGAGAACAACAAATGAGTGAAAAGCCATCTGAAGTCCGCCTGCGCACGCGCATTTGGAGCGTACTCAGAGCCCTTGTATTTGTTTGTGTCATCTTCTTTATATGGAACGGCATGGCAAAGACCGCAGCGGCCTTTGTGCTCGTGGCACTCGTGATGGGCTGGGTCAACCTCTACCAGTTGCGTTCCCAAGAAATCGAGAAACCCTATTACCGGCTATGGCTCAACGTAGTCGACGGCCTTCTCTCGTTCGCGGTGATGATGAGCATCTTTATCCGCGACCTCTACCATTCTGAGAGCGCCGAGAAAATTTTGGCGGTGGGCTGCGCCATTTTACTTGCCCGCCTCATCGCCCACACGCTCTTTAGCCTAGGCGTGCTGCGCGAAGGCAAAAAACTCCCCCAAAAGCGCCGCTGGTCCAAGCTTGCCAACATCGCGACGACCGTCACCATGGGCGTCTACCTTTTGGACCTCGAGGATTACCAGCAAATATGCATGGTGGCGACCATTCTCCTCATTTTGGCGTCGACCGTGGCTTACGCCTACTGGTACTACCGCGACCCCGCGCACCGCAAGCCCCTCTCCATCGCAAGCCAGCTCACCATGAGCCGCATCGTGCTCACGCCCTTTTTTCTCTGGGTGTTCTTTTATGACAACGACCTGGACTACAGCAACAACAGCATCGTTTTCAAGGTGCTCTCGCTCATCATGGTCCTGGGCTTTATGCTCACCGACTTTTTGGACGGCAAACTCGCCCGCGCCATGGGCGAAGTCAGCACGCTGGGCAAGTACCTGGACCCGTTCAGCGACAAGATCTCGAACATGACCATATTCATGTGCTTTATCGCCACGGGTTACGCCCCTGTTTGGATGGTCGCGCTCATCTACTTCCGTGAATCGAGCGTCGAAACGCTCCGCACGCTCGCTGCAAGCGAAGGTCTCATTATGCCCGCCCGCAAAAGCGGCAAGTGGAAAACCGCCCTGCAGGGCATTGGC contains these protein-coding regions:
- the pgsA gene encoding CDP-diacylglycerol--glycerol-3-phosphate 3-phosphatidyltransferase; this translates as MSEKPSEVRLRTRIWSVLRALVFVCVIFFIWNGMAKTAAAFVLVALVMGWVNLYQLRSQEIEKPYYRLWLNVVDGLLSFAVMMSIFIRDLYHSESAEKILAVGCAILLARLIAHTLFSLGVLREGKKLPQKRRWSKLANIATTVTMGVYLLDLEDYQQICMVATILLILASTVAYAYWYYRDPAHRKPLSIASQLTMSRIVLTPFFLWVFFYDNDLDYSNNSIVFKVLSLIMVLGFMLTDFLDGKLARAMGEVSTLGKYLDPFSDKISNMTIFMCFIATGYAPVWMVALIYFRESSVETLRTLAASEGLIMPARKSGKWKTALQGIGIVMILLGAIDPVRALIPGFESIWNVFPQAVMGVITGITIISGIDYFVSSKHILKKFV